The DNA segment CCGAATATCAGGCCGACCCGGGCCTTCGGGAGCGAGGTGACGTCCGTGAAAAGCTGACCCCGTGAGACCCACATGGGGATGAGGTTCACATACGCGACGAACCCACCTCCCGCGAAAACGAGCAGGATGCCGGTGATCACCACCCGCCGGAACCATCTGGCGAAAGCGCTCCTGTGAACCTTCTTCTTCATGCACGCGGGGATTCCATCAGCTCCGGAGGACGGCGGGTCCACTGGAGCAATGCCTTCACCGCATCCACGAAACGGCTGCCGGTGACAACCTCCGGCGCGATGACCCGGAGCTTCCGGCTGGCGGCGGCGAACCTTACCTCGGTGAAGCGGCCCAGGAGGTCACCATCCACCTCCACGGGCACCTCACCCTCCGCCTTCACGGTGAAGGCAGCCGCCTGGAAATAGCTGGTGGATGCCGCGAGATCCACCCCGCCAAGGGCGAGACCCTTGATGGAATCCAGCACCAGCTTGTAGCCGGCCTCCTTGAAGACCAACACGTCGAGCTTCGAGTCCTGGTTGTCCGCGGCCCGGAAAAGCCTGAACTGCCCGCCATAAAGGGAGCCGTTCCCAGCCAACACCGCCACGCCCTCCTCCCGGCGACCGTCGGAGCAGATGATCTCCATCTTGCGAGGCTTCTCCCCCAGCACTTTCACAGCGGCCAGCAGGTAGGCCAATGGGCCGAGCATCTTCTTCGACTCCCACGTCGTTTCCTCGATGACCATGGC comes from the Luteolibacter sp. SL250 genome and includes:
- a CDS encoding diacylglycerol kinase family protein, coding for MEPLHRYPLIFNPKAKSQKGERTLRFLMEHANRFALYATNHGDEARELAARFAAEGEPVVVAAGGDGTLNAVVKGLAGSGTALGVIPAGTMNVFARELGIPFDNLPRCFDVIERGHVREIDLFEANRAPFIQMAGVGFDAMVIEETTWESKKMLGPLAYLLAAVKVLGEKPRKMEIICSDGRREEGVAVLAGNGSLYGGQFRLFRAADNQDSKLDVLVFKEAGYKLVLDSIKGLALGGVDLAASTSYFQAAAFTVKAEGEVPVEVDGDLLGRFTEVRFAAASRKLRVIAPEVVTGSRFVDAVKALLQWTRRPPELMESPRA